The Microbulbifer sp. YPW1 genome contains a region encoding:
- a CDS encoding valine--tRNA ligase, with the protein MDKTYQPNAIEQQWYKTWEENGYFKPSGDTEADPYSIMIPPPNVTGSLHMGHGFQESIMDALIRYHRMKGDNTLWQVGTDHAGIATQMVVERLLAAEGKSRHELGRDKFIEKVWEWKEESGGNITRQLRRLGASPDWSRERFTMDDGFYKAVQEVFIRLYEDDLIYRGKRLVNWDPKLHTAISDLEVLNEEEQGHLWHFRYPLTDGSGHLVVATTRPETMLGDTAVAVHPEDERYKHLIGKTIKLPLADREIPIIADDYVDLEFGTGCVKITPAHDFNDYEMGQRHNLEMINILDQDANLNDNVPEKYRGMERFAARQQVVDDLDALGLLEKIEPHTLKVPRGDRSGVVIEPWLTDQWYVKTQPLAEEAIKVVEDGRVEFVPKNYENMYFSWMRDIQDWCISRQLWWGHRIPAWYDNEGKVYVGRSEEEVRKKHNLGDIELRQDDDVLDTWFSSGLWTFGTLGWPEETPELAAFHPTSVLVTGFDIIFFWVARMMMLTLYFKKEVPFHTVYVHGLVRDSHGQKMSKSKGNVLDPIDLIDGIDLESLVAKRTTGMMQPHLREKIEKQTRKEFPEGLAAYGTDALRYTYYSLASTGRDIKFDVGRIEGFRNFCNKIWNASRYVLQNCDGHDCGQDGSDDFELSIADRWIISLLQRTEITVKEAVDNYRFDLASQALYDFIWGEYCSWYLELSKPVLWDDNASDAVKKGTRRTLIRVLETILRLLHPLMPYITEEIWQRVKDRAGKAGDTIMLQPYPEANEHRIDENAEAAIAWLKGVIEGVRNIRGEMNISPAKKIPLILRNGSARDEDLLKQTRSLLTKLASLDSIEWLEQGATAPASSTALVGDLELLVPMAGLIDVAAESARLQKEIDKLDKEIARVNGKLNNPKFVDKAPEAVVNKEKDRLVEFESARSRLQQQLEEISQLS; encoded by the coding sequence ATGGACAAGACATACCAGCCCAACGCCATCGAACAGCAGTGGTACAAAACCTGGGAAGAAAACGGCTATTTCAAGCCGTCCGGTGATACCGAAGCCGATCCTTACAGCATCATGATCCCGCCGCCGAACGTCACCGGCAGCCTGCACATGGGCCACGGCTTCCAGGAATCCATCATGGATGCCCTGATCCGCTACCACCGCATGAAGGGCGACAACACCCTGTGGCAAGTGGGCACCGACCACGCCGGTATCGCCACGCAGATGGTGGTAGAGCGCTTGCTGGCCGCTGAAGGCAAGTCCCGCCACGAGCTGGGCCGCGACAAGTTCATAGAGAAAGTTTGGGAGTGGAAGGAAGAGTCCGGCGGCAACATCACCCGCCAGCTGCGTCGCCTCGGCGCCAGCCCGGACTGGTCCCGCGAACGCTTCACCATGGACGACGGCTTCTACAAGGCTGTACAGGAAGTGTTCATCCGCCTGTATGAAGACGACCTGATCTACCGCGGCAAGCGCCTGGTGAACTGGGACCCGAAACTGCACACCGCAATTTCCGATCTGGAAGTGCTGAACGAGGAAGAACAGGGCCACCTGTGGCACTTCCGCTACCCGCTGACCGACGGCAGTGGCCACCTGGTGGTTGCCACCACCCGCCCGGAAACCATGCTCGGCGACACCGCTGTGGCAGTGCATCCGGAAGACGAGCGCTACAAGCACCTGATCGGCAAAACCATCAAGCTGCCGCTCGCGGACCGCGAGATTCCGATCATTGCCGACGACTACGTGGATCTGGAGTTCGGTACCGGCTGTGTGAAAATCACCCCGGCCCACGACTTCAACGACTACGAAATGGGCCAGCGCCACAATCTCGAGATGATTAACATCCTCGATCAGGACGCCAACCTGAACGACAACGTGCCGGAGAAATACCGCGGCATGGAGCGCTTCGCCGCGCGCCAGCAGGTAGTCGATGACCTGGATGCTCTCGGTCTGCTGGAAAAAATCGAGCCGCACACATTGAAAGTCCCCCGCGGTGACCGCTCCGGCGTGGTGATCGAGCCGTGGCTCACCGACCAGTGGTATGTGAAAACCCAGCCGCTGGCAGAAGAAGCCATCAAGGTCGTGGAAGACGGCCGCGTGGAATTCGTGCCCAAGAACTACGAGAACATGTACTTCTCCTGGATGCGCGATATTCAGGACTGGTGTATCTCCCGCCAGCTGTGGTGGGGGCACCGCATTCCGGCGTGGTACGACAACGAAGGCAAGGTCTACGTCGGTCGCAGCGAAGAAGAAGTGCGCAAGAAGCACAACCTGGGCGATATCGAATTGCGTCAGGACGACGACGTGCTCGACACCTGGTTCTCCTCCGGCCTGTGGACCTTCGGTACCCTGGGCTGGCCGGAAGAAACCCCGGAGCTGGCGGCATTCCACCCGACGAGCGTGCTGGTCACCGGTTTTGACATCATTTTCTTCTGGGTCGCGCGCATGATGATGCTGACCCTCTACTTCAAGAAGGAAGTGCCCTTCCACACCGTGTACGTGCACGGCCTGGTGCGCGACAGCCACGGCCAGAAGATGTCCAAGTCCAAGGGCAACGTGCTCGACCCCATCGACCTGATCGACGGTATCGACCTGGAAAGCCTGGTAGCCAAGCGCACCACTGGCATGATGCAGCCACACCTGCGCGAAAAGATCGAGAAGCAGACCCGCAAGGAATTCCCCGAAGGCCTCGCCGCCTACGGCACCGACGCACTGCGTTACACCTATTACTCCCTTGCCTCTACCGGTCGCGACATCAAGTTCGACGTTGGCCGTATCGAGGGTTTCCGCAACTTCTGCAACAAGATCTGGAACGCATCCCGCTATGTGCTGCAGAACTGCGATGGCCACGATTGCGGCCAGGATGGCAGCGATGATTTCGAGCTGTCCATCGCCGATCGCTGGATCATCTCCCTGCTGCAGCGCACCGAAATCACTGTGAAAGAAGCGGTAGACAACTACCGGTTCGACCTCGCCTCCCAGGCACTGTACGACTTCATCTGGGGCGAGTACTGCAGCTGGTACCTGGAACTGTCCAAGCCGGTATTGTGGGACGACAACGCCAGCGATGCGGTGAAGAAAGGTACCCGTCGCACCCTGATCCGCGTGCTGGAAACCATCCTGCGCCTGCTACACCCGCTGATGCCGTATATCACCGAGGAAATCTGGCAGCGCGTGAAGGACCGGGCCGGCAAAGCCGGCGACACCATCATGTTGCAGCCCTACCCGGAAGCCAACGAACACCGCATCGACGAAAATGCCGAAGCGGCCATCGCCTGGCTGAAGGGCGTAATTGAGGGCGTGCGCAACATTCGCGGTGAGATGAATATCTCGCCGGCGAAGAAAATCCCGCTGATCCTGCGCAACGGCTCCGCACGGGACGAAGACCTACTGAAGCAGACCCGCAGCCTGCTGACCAAGCTGGCCAGCCTCGACTCCATCGAATGGCTGGAGCAAGGTGCAACTGCACCGGCCTCCTCCACGGCACTGGTAGGCGACCTGGAATTGCTGGTACCCATGGCTGGTCTGATTGACGTGGCGGCGGAAAGTGCGCGCCTGCAGAAAGAAATCGACAAGCTGGACAAAGAGATTGCGCGGGTTAACGGCAAACTGAACAACCCGAAATTTGTCGACAAGGCTCCCGAAGCCGTGGTCAACAAGGAAAAAGACAGATTGGTCGAATTCGAGAGTGCCCGCTCTCGCCTGCAGCAGCAGCTGGAGGAAATCAGCCAGCTGTCGTAA
- the betT gene encoding choline BCCT transporter BetT encodes MHNPKSSENSSKATADEARLKPQVFYSSVIGITLFSLWAMFFTEQAGKVIYGVLAWISGSFGWLYFLAIVAYLVFVIVVALSKYGDIKLGPDHAEPEFNVVTWAAMLFAAGIGIDLIFYCIVEPLTQFIAPPTGEGGTIEAARQAMAITFLHWGLSGWGVYTLVGMSLAFFSYRHGLPLTIRSALYPLFGKRIYGPIGTSVDIAAVLGTVFGVATSLGIGIIQLNFGLKYMFGVPEGTATQAVLAVLIVVFAAISAATGVERGIRRLSEFNMLLAIALMLFVLLSGKTRFLLDAFVTNLGDYIQHFVELSFNTFAFDPPQDWLNAWTIFFWAWWIAWGPFVGLFLARISRGRTIRSFVAGTLILPFMFMAAWMAIMGNAAIDMVLGGAAEFGKEATANPGSAIYLFLEQMPWTTLTTIAVTILSIVFFVTSGDSGSLVLSNLTCRLEDPNHDAPPWMRVLWAAIIGIVTLSLLMTDGLAALQSAVVIMGLPFAFVLILMMLGLSKALRLEGLKSASMQDALSGHLSGRTVSREGHSNWSQRLARAISFPTFKQVEQFIERTVRPAFEAVKEELSEKGYPVNITEGGGDDLHVALNVTLGEEVDFTYQVWPRQCSMPAFTLRAEQPRSSYFRLEPHLREGGLTYDLMGYTREQVIGDIVDHFEAHLQYLHMRRELATRTPGEEDEPGPA; translated from the coding sequence ATGCATAACCCAAAGTCTTCGGAGAATTCATCCAAAGCCACCGCTGATGAGGCACGCCTCAAACCTCAGGTGTTTTACAGTTCCGTCATTGGCATCACGCTCTTTTCCCTGTGGGCCATGTTTTTCACCGAGCAGGCCGGCAAAGTCATCTACGGCGTACTCGCGTGGATTTCAGGCAGCTTCGGCTGGCTTTACTTTCTTGCAATCGTCGCTTACCTCGTTTTCGTCATTGTTGTCGCACTGTCCAAATACGGAGATATCAAACTGGGGCCGGACCATGCGGAGCCAGAGTTCAATGTGGTCACCTGGGCGGCCATGCTGTTCGCGGCGGGCATCGGTATCGACCTGATTTTCTACTGCATTGTCGAACCACTCACCCAGTTCATCGCTCCGCCAACGGGTGAGGGCGGCACCATTGAAGCCGCTCGTCAGGCCATGGCCATCACCTTCCTGCACTGGGGATTATCGGGCTGGGGCGTCTATACCCTGGTGGGCATGTCACTGGCGTTTTTCAGTTATCGCCACGGACTGCCCCTGACCATCCGCTCCGCACTCTACCCCCTGTTTGGCAAGCGTATTTACGGCCCGATCGGAACGTCCGTGGATATTGCCGCGGTGCTGGGTACGGTGTTTGGCGTCGCCACCAGCCTCGGCATTGGCATCATCCAGCTCAACTTCGGCCTGAAATATATGTTCGGCGTACCCGAGGGTACCGCGACCCAGGCAGTGCTCGCGGTGCTGATCGTGGTGTTTGCAGCAATCTCGGCCGCTACCGGTGTTGAACGCGGCATTCGACGACTGTCTGAATTCAATATGCTGCTCGCCATCGCGCTGATGCTGTTTGTGTTACTTAGTGGCAAAACCCGCTTTCTGCTGGATGCGTTCGTTACCAACCTCGGCGATTACATACAGCACTTTGTCGAGTTGTCTTTCAATACGTTTGCCTTCGATCCACCACAGGACTGGCTCAACGCCTGGACCATCTTCTTCTGGGCCTGGTGGATTGCCTGGGGACCGTTTGTGGGGCTGTTTCTCGCGCGCATCTCCCGCGGCCGTACTATCCGCTCGTTTGTCGCCGGCACGCTGATACTGCCCTTTATGTTTATGGCAGCGTGGATGGCAATCATGGGTAACGCCGCTATCGATATGGTGCTGGGGGGCGCGGCAGAGTTTGGCAAGGAGGCCACAGCAAATCCCGGCTCTGCCATTTACCTGTTCCTGGAGCAGATGCCCTGGACCACGCTGACCACCATTGCGGTCACCATTCTCTCCATTGTGTTCTTCGTCACTTCCGGCGACTCCGGCTCACTGGTGCTGTCCAACCTCACCTGTCGGCTGGAGGACCCCAATCACGATGCACCACCCTGGATGCGCGTGCTCTGGGCGGCCATTATCGGCATCGTTACTCTCTCGTTATTGATGACCGATGGACTGGCAGCACTGCAAAGTGCCGTGGTGATCATGGGGCTGCCTTTTGCCTTCGTCCTGATTCTGATGATGCTCGGGCTCTCCAAGGCACTGCGCCTGGAAGGTCTTAAATCCGCAAGTATGCAGGACGCCTTGTCCGGTCATTTATCTGGCCGAACCGTCTCCCGCGAAGGACACAGCAACTGGAGTCAGCGGCTTGCCCGTGCAATCAGCTTCCCGACCTTCAAACAGGTGGAACAGTTTATCGAGCGCACCGTGCGGCCCGCGTTCGAGGCGGTAAAAGAGGAGCTTTCCGAGAAAGGCTATCCGGTAAACATTACTGAGGGTGGCGGTGATGACCTGCACGTAGCACTGAATGTAACACTCGGTGAGGAGGTGGACTTTACCTATCAGGTATGGCCGCGACAGTGTTCCATGCCTGCATTCACCCTGCGCGCCGAGCAACCCCGGTCCAGCTATTTCCGGTTGGAACCGCACCTGCGCGAAGGCGGGCTTACCTACGACCTCATGGGCTATACCCGCGAACAGGTGATCGGCGATATCGTCGATCACTTCGAGGCGCACCTGCAGTACCTGCACATGCGCCGAGAGCTCGCCACGCGCACCCCCGGTGAGGAAGATGAACCCGGCCCCGCTTGA
- the betA gene encoding choline dehydrogenase → MTESNFDQTFDYIVVGAGSAGAVVASRLSEDRDTGVLLLEFGGKDNSIFIRMPTALSIPLNMPKYDWEFYTEPEPGLKNRRIHQARGKVIGGSSSINGMAFVRGCKGDYEEWAQQGANGWAYADVLPYFRRSETCVYGEDDYRGGEGPITACNGNNMQNPLYRAFIEAGKQAGYGYTEDYNGYRQEGFGRMDMSVRDGVRCSTALAYLKPALSRRNLELKMHALTTRVIMEGKKAIGVEYEQHGKTFRARAKREVILSASAFNSPKLLMLSGIGPAAHLKEHGIDVVHDLPGVGQNLHDHLEVWVQQECTQNITLNGALGPLSKAWIGLQWLLFKRGLGASNHFESNGYIRSREGLEWPDIQYHFLAGAIAYDGSSAVKGHGFQAHLGCNKPLSRGWVKLKSSDPRQQPEMFFNYLDREEDKQAFRAGLQFTREIFAQSAMDPYRGREIEPGMDVQSDDEIDNWVAESAETAYHPAGSCRMGTDDLAVVDPECRVRGVENLRVVDSSIMPTVTNGNLNAPTIMIGEKGADHIRGKGMLPASDADSYTAKDWQTSQREKAPQR, encoded by the coding sequence ATGACCGAATCCAATTTTGACCAGACTTTCGATTACATCGTGGTCGGCGCCGGTTCCGCCGGTGCCGTCGTCGCCAGCCGCCTCTCCGAGGATCGGGACACCGGTGTGCTGTTGCTGGAATTTGGCGGCAAAGACAATTCCATTTTCATCCGTATGCCGACGGCACTGTCGATCCCGCTCAATATGCCGAAGTACGACTGGGAGTTTTACACCGAGCCGGAACCGGGATTAAAGAACCGGCGTATTCATCAGGCTCGCGGCAAGGTCATCGGCGGTTCATCGTCGATCAATGGCATGGCCTTCGTGCGCGGCTGCAAGGGCGATTACGAAGAGTGGGCACAGCAGGGGGCAAACGGGTGGGCCTATGCCGATGTTCTGCCGTATTTCAGGCGTTCGGAAACCTGTGTTTACGGTGAGGATGATTATCGCGGCGGTGAGGGTCCCATCACTGCCTGCAATGGCAACAATATGCAAAACCCGCTTTACCGCGCCTTTATCGAAGCGGGCAAGCAAGCGGGCTACGGCTATACCGAGGATTACAACGGTTATCGCCAGGAAGGGTTCGGGCGTATGGATATGTCCGTACGCGACGGCGTCCGCTGCTCTACCGCCCTGGCCTATCTCAAGCCGGCCCTGTCGCGCCGTAATCTCGAGCTGAAGATGCACGCCCTCACTACGCGGGTCATCATGGAAGGCAAGAAAGCCATCGGGGTCGAGTACGAGCAACATGGCAAAACATTTCGTGCGCGCGCGAAACGCGAAGTCATTCTCTCCGCCAGTGCCTTCAACTCTCCCAAGCTGTTGATGCTTTCCGGTATCGGCCCCGCGGCACACCTGAAAGAGCACGGCATTGACGTGGTCCACGACCTGCCAGGCGTGGGGCAAAACCTGCACGATCACCTGGAAGTCTGGGTACAGCAGGAATGTACCCAGAATATCACCCTGAACGGCGCGCTAGGGCCACTCTCCAAAGCGTGGATCGGTCTCCAGTGGCTGCTGTTCAAGCGCGGTCTCGGTGCCTCCAACCATTTCGAATCCAACGGCTATATCCGCAGTCGCGAGGGGCTGGAATGGCCGGACATTCAGTATCATTTCCTCGCCGGCGCCATCGCCTACGACGGCTCCAGTGCGGTCAAGGGTCACGGCTTCCAGGCACACCTTGGCTGCAACAAACCGCTCAGCCGTGGCTGGGTGAAACTGAAATCCAGCGACCCACGGCAACAGCCGGAGATGTTCTTTAACTATCTGGATCGGGAAGAAGACAAGCAGGCATTCCGCGCCGGGTTACAGTTTACGCGGGAGATCTTTGCCCAATCGGCCATGGATCCCTACCGTGGCCGGGAGATTGAGCCCGGCATGGATGTTCAGAGTGACGATGAGATTGATAACTGGGTAGCAGAGTCCGCTGAAACCGCTTATCACCCGGCCGGTAGCTGCCGTATGGGGACAGATGACCTGGCCGTGGTGGATCCGGAATGCCGGGTACGCGGAGTGGAAAATCTGCGGGTGGTCGACTCTTCCATCATGCCCACGGTCACCAACGGCAACCTGAATGCCCCCACCATCATGATCGGGGAAAAAGGCGCGGACCATATTCGCGGAAAAGGCATGCTGCCCGCTTCCGATGCCGACAGCTACACCGCCAAGGATTGGCAAACCAGCCAGCGGGAGAAAGCCCCGCAGCGCTGA
- the betB gene encoding betaine-aldehyde dehydrogenase, whose protein sequence is MDDQLLWIHGEYVAPEKSQFFDTINPATGKVICRVAQAGQAEVDKAVASAKRGQAEWSALSGAERGRVLVKAAQLLRDNCDELARLESLDGGKPLAETPEADIGSAADCLEFFGGQAASLQGEYQVVPGGFFYTRPEPIGICAGIGAWNYPIQIAAWKSAPALAAGNAMVFKPAELTPLSALKLAEIYKQAGLPDGVFNVVQGMADTGKMLTAHPGIAKVSLTGEVGTGKAVMRAAADSLKSVTLELGGKSPLIVFEDADLDNAVGAALLGNFYTQGQICTNSTRVFVHESIREKFVDKLVARTKKLKLGDPLDPDTDVGPMISADHMAGVLSYIEKGKQEGGKLLTGGGQAKVEGCEGGNFVEPTIFDGLDDKMTIVREEIFGPVLSLLGFSSEDEVIERANQTEFGLAGGVFTKDIQRAHRIADRLDAGIVWINAYNLTPVEMPFGGFKQSGLGKENSRRAFEHYTKLKTVYVAEGDVEAPY, encoded by the coding sequence ATGGACGATCAGTTACTCTGGATTCACGGTGAGTATGTGGCGCCGGAAAAAAGCCAGTTCTTTGACACCATCAACCCCGCGACCGGCAAGGTCATCTGCCGGGTTGCGCAAGCCGGGCAGGCTGAAGTGGATAAGGCTGTCGCGTCTGCAAAGCGCGGGCAGGCGGAATGGTCTGCATTGAGTGGGGCCGAGCGCGGTCGTGTACTGGTAAAGGCGGCCCAGCTGTTGCGGGACAACTGTGACGAGCTGGCACGCCTCGAGTCTCTGGATGGCGGCAAGCCACTCGCGGAAACGCCGGAAGCCGACATCGGTTCTGCAGCCGATTGCCTTGAGTTTTTCGGCGGGCAGGCGGCGTCATTGCAGGGAGAGTACCAGGTTGTTCCCGGAGGCTTCTTCTACACCCGGCCCGAGCCGATTGGTATCTGTGCCGGTATCGGCGCGTGGAATTATCCCATCCAGATTGCCGCCTGGAAGTCTGCTCCCGCATTGGCCGCCGGCAATGCCATGGTATTCAAACCAGCGGAGCTGACACCGTTATCTGCCCTGAAACTGGCTGAAATCTACAAGCAGGCAGGCCTGCCTGACGGGGTATTCAATGTGGTTCAGGGGATGGCGGATACGGGAAAAATGCTCACCGCACACCCGGGGATCGCCAAGGTTTCACTGACGGGGGAAGTAGGCACCGGCAAGGCGGTGATGCGTGCTGCTGCGGACTCCCTGAAAAGCGTGACCCTTGAACTGGGGGGCAAGTCGCCGCTGATCGTGTTTGAGGACGCGGACCTGGACAACGCGGTTGGTGCTGCCTTGCTCGGTAATTTTTATACCCAGGGACAGATCTGTACTAATAGTACCCGGGTGTTTGTGCACGAATCGATTCGCGAGAAATTCGTGGACAAGCTGGTTGCCCGCACCAAAAAACTCAAGCTGGGGGATCCTCTGGACCCGGACACCGATGTGGGGCCCATGATCAGCGCGGATCATATGGCCGGCGTGCTGAGCTATATCGAAAAAGGCAAGCAGGAGGGGGGCAAGTTACTCACCGGTGGCGGACAGGCTAAAGTCGAGGGCTGCGAAGGGGGTAACTTTGTCGAGCCCACCATCTTTGATGGTCTCGACGACAAGATGACAATCGTGCGGGAAGAGATTTTTGGCCCGGTGCTGTCGCTACTGGGTTTTAGTTCCGAAGACGAAGTGATCGAACGGGCCAACCAGACCGAATTCGGACTCGCTGGCGGTGTCTTCACCAAAGATATTCAGCGTGCCCATCGTATCGCCGATCGTCTGGATGCGGGCATCGTGTGGATCAATGCCTACAACCTGACCCCGGTGGAAATGCCGTTTGGCGGTTTCAAGCAATCGGGTCTCGGCAAGGAAAACAGCCGCCGCGCCTTCGAGCACTACACCAAACTCAAGACGGTTTATGTGGCCGAAGGCGATGTAGAAGCGCCGTACTGA
- a CDS encoding TorF family putative porin gives MEAKLRQRAGFLHGVIAIILFSGFAAKSLAQESQSEKDTLGTFAGSLLMASDYMFRSISNSNGRPQVQGDFNWSHDGGLYLGVWASNTDFGGNGNSMEIDPYIGFTKDIGDSGFNFDIGYWSYNYPGSEFSLDYAEVYTYLNYSKDKFSASPSVWWTDNYFGDDFLDGVSALAYEITLGYEVCPGLTPSLRVGEQTFGSGNDNLDFTYWDIGVDYVVDDWSFGLRWYDTDGVDPFLANPKLTDGDVVIGVTRSF, from the coding sequence ATGGAAGCAAAATTACGTCAAAGAGCTGGCTTCCTGCATGGGGTGATAGCGATCATTCTATTCAGCGGTTTTGCTGCCAAATCCCTCGCGCAGGAATCCCAAAGTGAGAAAGACACCTTGGGTACCTTTGCCGGCAGCTTGCTGATGGCAAGTGATTACATGTTTCGCAGTATCTCCAACTCTAATGGCCGCCCTCAGGTGCAGGGGGATTTCAATTGGTCCCACGACGGCGGGTTGTATTTGGGCGTCTGGGCGTCAAACACGGATTTTGGCGGCAACGGAAACAGTATGGAGATTGATCCATATATCGGTTTTACCAAAGACATCGGCGACAGTGGTTTCAACTTTGATATTGGATACTGGAGCTATAACTATCCCGGCTCTGAATTCAGTCTGGATTACGCCGAGGTTTATACCTATCTCAATTACTCCAAGGATAAATTTTCTGCCAGTCCCAGCGTCTGGTGGACAGATAACTATTTCGGCGATGATTTTCTCGATGGCGTTTCTGCGCTCGCCTATGAAATAACCCTCGGTTACGAAGTTTGTCCGGGGTTGACGCCGTCACTGCGCGTCGGCGAGCAGACGTTTGGCTCCGGTAACGACAACCTGGATTTCACCTACTGGGATATTGGCGTGGATTATGTGGTCGATGACTGGAGCTTCGGGCTGCGCTGGTACGATACCGATGGTGTGGATCCCTTTCTCGCCAACCCGAAGCTGACCGACGGTGACGTTGTTATCGGCGTTACTCGCAGTTTCTAG
- a CDS encoding alpha-L-glutamate ligase-like protein — protein sequence MQLPSFLRGGLVSPFQLRRLGVLGMNARNVHYIARYNDRDKYPIVDDKLNTKRQAKRYRIPVPELIAAFETQPSRTRVMGVIEPLEKFVIKPARGSGGKGILVIVGRDGDEYLKPSGSKVTALDIQRHVSNIHSGLYSLGGKPDRVMIEALVDFDPVFDKYSFEGVPDIRVIVFRGFPVMAMLRCSTHDSDGKANLHQGAVGVGVDLATGKSCHAVQRGIRIDKHPDTEMPFSDLVVPGWQELVRLAASCYEMTGLGYLGCDIVLDRKRGPLLLEANARPGLAIQIANGVGLRTRLEHIEKMDLEQLEKNVEERVAYSMDYFSAPPLV from the coding sequence ATGCAGCTTCCGTCTTTCTTACGTGGCGGGCTGGTTTCGCCCTTCCAACTGCGCAGGCTTGGCGTGTTGGGTATGAACGCGCGCAATGTGCATTACATTGCGCGCTACAACGATCGCGATAAATATCCCATCGTCGATGACAAGCTCAATACCAAGCGCCAGGCCAAGCGTTACCGTATACCGGTGCCCGAGCTGATTGCCGCCTTCGAGACCCAGCCCAGCCGCACGCGCGTGATGGGGGTCATCGAACCGCTGGAAAAGTTCGTGATCAAGCCCGCCAGGGGGTCCGGTGGTAAGGGGATCCTGGTGATTGTCGGGCGCGACGGTGATGAATACCTGAAACCCTCCGGCAGCAAAGTCACCGCGCTGGATATCCAGCGGCACGTCAGCAATATCCACAGCGGTCTCTACAGCCTGGGCGGCAAGCCGGACCGGGTGATGATCGAGGCGCTGGTGGATTTCGATCCGGTATTCGACAAGTACTCCTTCGAGGGGGTGCCGGATATCCGTGTGATCGTGTTCCGAGGTTTTCCGGTGATGGCCATGCTGCGCTGTTCCACCCACGATTCCGATGGCAAAGCCAATCTGCACCAGGGCGCTGTCGGTGTCGGGGTGGATCTCGCCACAGGTAAATCCTGTCATGCGGTGCAGCGGGGCATTCGAATCGACAAACATCCAGATACGGAAATGCCATTTTCCGATCTGGTAGTGCCGGGCTGGCAGGAACTGGTGCGGCTGGCGGCCAGCTGCTATGAAATGACCGGTCTCGGCTATCTGGGCTGCGATATCGTGCTCGATCGCAAACGCGGCCCTCTGCTGCTGGAGGCGAATGCGCGCCCCGGCCTCGCAATCCAGATTGCCAATGGCGTTGGCCTGCGTACGCGGCTGGAGCACATTGAAAAAATGGATCTGGAACAGCTGGAAAAGAATGTGGAGGAGCGGGTGGCTTACTCCATGGATTATTTCTCCGCGCCTCCACTGGTTTAG